A single region of the Nicotiana sylvestris chromosome 6, ASM39365v2, whole genome shotgun sequence genome encodes:
- the LOC104235313 gene encoding putative calcium-binding protein CML19: protein MIIKDDEVIDQTASTSTLSVSIINTSNENSDHLERVFTYFDEDGDGKVSPAELQRCVRAVGGELTEEEAEMAVRLSDSDGDGMLGLEDFSKLMEGGDVEEKSKESELRGAFEMYEMEGTGQITPKSLKRMLSRLGESTSVDNCKFMIQRFDLDGDGVLNFDEFKIMMNMELKKI, encoded by the coding sequence ATGATAATCAAGGACGATGAGGTTATTGATCAGACGGCCAGTACTAGTACTCTTTCTGTGAGTATAATCAATACTAGCAATGAAAATAGCGATCATTTAGAGAGGGTATTTACGTACTTTGACGAGGACGGAGATGGAAAAGTGTCGCCAGCGGAGCTACAGCGGTGCGTGAGGGCGGTAGGAGGGGAGCTGACGGAGGAGGAGGCAGAGATGGCGGTGAGGCTATCGGATTCGGACGGAGATGGGATGTTAGGGTTAGAGGATTTTAGTAAATTAATGGAAGGAGGTGACGTGGAGGAAAAAAGTAAGGAGAGTGAGTTAAGAGGAGCTTTTGAGATGTATGAAATGGAAGGAACTGGTCAAATTACTCCTAAGAGTTTGAAGAGGATGTTGAGTAGACTTGGTGAGTCTACCTCTGTTGATAATTGCAAATTTATGATTCAAAGATTTGATCTTGATGGTGATGGAGTTCTTAACTTTGATGAGTTCAAAATTATGATGAACATGGagttaaaaaagatatag